A single region of the Halorussus gelatinilyticus genome encodes:
- a CDS encoding DUF7508 domain-containing protein: MPLPKRWRTLNRPTVGSAPEQYGVYELGEDGEVLEVGWGVLRDELKDALAYGSGDEVRWETCQTKAEARELAAEHRERAGL; the protein is encoded by the coding sequence ATGCCGCTCCCGAAACGCTGGCGGACGCTTAACCGCCCGACGGTCGGCTCCGCACCCGAGCAGTACGGCGTCTACGAACTCGGCGAGGACGGCGAGGTGCTGGAGGTCGGGTGGGGCGTCCTCCGGGACGAACTCAAGGACGCGTTGGCGTACGGCTCGGGCGACGAGGTGCGCTGGGAGACCTGTCAGACGAAGGCCGAGGCGCGCGAACTGGCCGCCGAACACCGCGAGCGCGCCGGGCTGTAG